The Canis aureus isolate CA01 chromosome X, VMU_Caureus_v.1.0, whole genome shotgun sequence region ttttttttttaagactttatttattcatgaaggacgcagagacacaggcaaagggagaagcaggcttccccgcagggagcccgatgcgggactccttcccaggactccgggatcatgccctgagtcaaaggcaggtccctaacccctgagccaccccggtgtccccgttttgttttgttttgtttttgatggtgGATTACACTTTTGGGAGGGGGGAGAAATtgattataaatgataaaaacaacTATCTGTAATATGAGAATATGAAGATTTAATTTCCCCAAattcaaaatgtgaaaatgtttgcGTATAGCCAAATTGTGTTATGTTAGATTAGACTTTCAAAAACTTGGTTACTGAATGATACTGCTACTCTTTTTCAGTGGCTCCCAATGAGTAGGGCTTGATAACCCTGCCCCAGCATGTCCTGGTAACCCACAATGAGCTGGTTTGCCTCTGTGGGATGGGACGGGCACAAATGGCACACCATGTGCACTGTAATTGGCTTTATCAAAATCTCCTTGAGAGCAAATCACTAAACAGTGTTCAATGATAGAGAAAGcagtaatgaataaaaatgtgcTGAACGAAGATGTTTACCTTCACACAAAGTACAAGCCttagtttttcctctaagagtgATAAAGCTGGCTtctgtgttgggggtgggggtcctgcATGTGGCACACAAATGACGAGTGATTACTGAGATCAATTCTGATAAGGAGAATGAAAATGTGAacacttaaataattttaaagagaatgaagaagtaATCAAATAACCACAATGCAAATGCATtagattttaatctttattatttaacattattgCTTTAGGGAATCTTTTCCCCCCTCAACCAGGAATTAAATGCTAAttacacaaaaatatacacatataaaaagtAGTTCTCCATtttcccaggggaaaaaaaaaacattaacttcCAGAATATTCAAGTGTTTTAATTGTAATTAAAGTCTTGATCATCTCGTTTATTAGCTCTGTAacttacatatttaaattaaacGTTATTAGACAACCATTACAATTTATAAATGTAAGGTGCCACTACTGAGTAAATTGATTCTTCCATGAGTGGATGTGTCCcttctcccacccactaacaaaGCAGCAATATGGTTAGTTTAATTTTATGAGTAGGTGATCCATTGCTGCAAATGCTAATTCTCTTCTCCACCCTGTGATTtttcgtgtatgtgtgtgtaagttGGTTAGATCGCACAGGGAACCTCTCTAATGATCAACAGCAAGATGAGCTAGGCTTGGGCTTTCGGTGCAGGCTGACTGTGTCTGTCTGAATCAGGTGATCTGACCTATCCTCAGTAGCAAGCACTCTTCGAACAGCTTCCTCAAAGGCTGCTGCGACATTTGTGGCATCTTTTGCACTTGTTTCAAAGTAAGGATAGTCGCCGTTGTCCCTGCACCAAGCTTGGGCTTCTTCTGTAGACACTTGTCGTTCACTTATGTCGATCTTGTTGCCCAAAATCACAAAAGGAAAGCTTTCGGGCTCTTTCACATCTGCATaatatatgaattctttcttccagTTACTCAAGTTCTGGAAGCTCTGAGAATCATCAACACTAAAAGTGAGCAGGCAACAGTCAGAACCTCTGTAAAACGGCGTCCTCAGGCTTCTGAATCGCTCTTGACCGGCTGTGTCCCAAATCTGCATGGTAACAAAATGTCCATCCACCtccaaatctttatttaaaaattctacacCTATTGTATGGAAGAGCTGGGTATCAAACTTATTGGTCACATATCTGTTCATTAGAGAGCTCTTCCCAACTCCACCATCTCCAAGgagaattactttaaaaagtgaagatttTCCTGCCATTATTGATCTCAAGATCTTTGACTTTAgaactctgtaaaataaaaaggtaCCATTACATTCCTTTAGACCTGTACATTTCTCTACACGATCCTATGAATATCAGcgcataaaggaaataaaatgcagagtACCCATTCCTTTCTGTACAGAAAAGACCTAATAGCCACAGCTGTCCTATCCTGAGCACTCAAGCACGTACCAGGCACAGCTCTACTGCTGTTCCCTAAGACAGCCGGTGAGGGCTCAGTCTTCCCCCTCCGTGGGCCACAACTGACTGAGGCGGGCACTCAAAGCCAAGTCTCACCCCAAAGACCTTGCCCTCAACCATTTCTCTCTACTCACAATAAGCCCTGCCACTATTTGTTAGAGATGCAGCAGGAGACCAAAGTACGCAGGTGTTTGTAACAACTTCAAACAACCCTTCGGTGGCACAGTGACAGTTTTATTGATGGCTTTCGTCTTATGCCAAGGGTTTTCTCAATgacctcccctttctctcttccaatGCTATCACCATAGGAGCTGGTAACCAGGAAACCAAACACAGAAGCTGACTGATCTGGCTGTGAACAAAAATAAGCCAACAATTGAGTAAATGAACTCCATTCTCTTCATTAGGAACACTATCTGGACTTTGCTAAAATTAATGACAGCAGCAATGgaattttttaatagaatattataATCTAGCACATTCTACCCACAAGACTCATTTGGGCAGTTCCAACTGCTAATAAATGCAAACCAGGGCTGTCACTTCTGTGTTTTCAGAGGAATGAGATAAACCTTAAAAATGTGGTACACtctaggtgtgcctgggtggctcagttgctttttggctcaggccacaatcccagggtcctgggatggagccctgcgtcggactccctgcttctctctctccctctgccactaacccctgcttgtgctctctctctccgtcaaaataaataaataaaaacctttgaaaaaaatgtgctACTCTACATGCCCTTTTGGAGAAGCCCTGGGGCAGGATTAAATATTTCCCTACACCACAGGAACCAACCTGTATGGGGTAGAATTTCagatgcccattttacagatggctaCTTCTAAGCACTGGAGTGAGCACTGTTCCTATTTAAggcttctgtttttattctttattacggaaaatttcaaacatacacaaaatttcTGAATGAGAATAATATAATGAAACCCCCATGGATCCCAAACCTAGCTTTGTCAATTATCAACCTATGGCAAAACTGTTTCTTCCATAACCTTCCATTTTTCCCAGTTATTTTGaatcaaattatattatttaatctatAAATACTTCACTATTGCCTggctttttaaagtatatatacatttgtaaaaGAAGACAACCTTTGGAGTAGCACTAACAAAATTTTCTGTAATGATGGGAAATATCCTCcatctgcactgtccaatatggcagccactagccacaggGGACTACTGAGCACTTGACTTGTGGCTGGAGGgaatgaggaactgaattttaaatcttatttaattgCAACTAATTTGAACAGTCACATTTAAAGAGGCAATAGCTGTTGTAATGGCCAGCACAGTTCTAGAGCAAAAATGGTAATTAACTTTAACATGAAAGTGGatattgtggggatccctgggtggctcagcggtttagcgcctgccttcggcccagggcgtgatcctggagtcccaggatcaagtcccacgtggggctccctgcgtggagcctgcttttccctctgtgtctctgcctctctctctctctctctctttctcatgaataaataaataaaatattgttttaaaaaaagaaagtaagtggATATTGTGAATCCCTCAATGGGAAGGTAACAAAGACATGAATAAGAATTGTTCTATTGACCAGGATGGATTTGCAAATTCACTGCAGTAAACATTATCTGGCAATCTCCTGATTATATGGCAAATGTGAccctgtaaaataaaattaaatatttcctgtAATGTGTAAGAATTCTGCATTTCCAACTACACGATATACTATTCTGGTAAAATCTGTAGCAACTTATCCCTAAGTCTTACTGGctcttttaaattattactaCTGCAAAAAAAATTACCACTACAGTAATTACTGCTATAACTGATACAATTTAAATTGGTCAAACAAAACTGTGAGGCAAAGTACTTAGCTCTTAGAGACTTTTTTGACTTAAGTGGATTGCTCTGCCCAATGTCCAAACTAAATTCATGTTAGAGAAGAAACAAACGATCTCAAGCCCCTTTAATTTCCTGACATACGTAACAACTTGATAAGTCAGTTCCTTTAACTCTTTGCAATCTTGCTTAAACAATttcaatttacagaaaaaaaagactaacaacCCCAAAAATGTACACCAGCTATTCTGATATGAGGACACCACTGGTCTAATGCCCTATCCTTAACACTCTTCAGTGGTTCTCCAGAGATTCAGGTCTAAATCCAACTTCTAAGACAAGACACCTAGCTCTGTTCTTCATTTTCGACTTGCCCTCACCGTGGCACATGTTGTTTCCTCTGCTGGGGATCCTACtccacttaactgctgagccctcAGAACCAATCAACATGGTCTCACcaacactgggaacctttcccagCAGCCCCCATTCCAAGGTTGTTCTTTTCACAAGATTTTCAAGATATATAAACACAAAAGTTCCATGCTATGCTATGAGGATGTAAGAGATGTGCGTGATTCTAGTATACCATCTATCCTAGTATTTGAATAAGTCTCTAATTACCTTGCCAGACATAAAGTTTTACTGCAGAGCATTGAACTGTTAGGATTTTCACATCAAATTATAAAGCAGATTATGCAATCTAATAACCTCCATCCAGATGACTGGTTGCACATATCTACCAAGTTAAGTGCTAGACATGCCTTGagatttgtcatttataattttatcaggACACTTtgacacagttttcttttttcataatagTGTGGGATTTCCTAATTGGTGCCATTATTCTGATTAAACAAATTTGAGGTATGCTAGACCCGGGCATCAGGAAGTgaggtacaatttttttttttttttgcatttccctTCTATAATCTAGGGCTTCACAGATATCCTATTTGCGAGTATGCTGGCATTTGATAAAACaactaatttatatatataaacatttctcTGATTCTTACTATAGAGttgtatataaacatacatgGTGATACAGATAATTATATAAGCCATCTTATTTCCCATGGACTCCAACAAAAGCTAGCTTCAGGCAATCTATACATTAACATAACCACTAACTGGCTCAGagacattaaaaatactttttcttttctaaaaatagtaAAACCCTTTGAAACTTTAGTAGAAGTTGAATGAACAAAGGTATCCCTGTTATGTTACTTTCAGaacttacattaaaatataatgtaaagtcttttttttttttaattttttttttttttttatttatgatagtcacagagagagagagagggagagacataggcagagggagaagcaggctccatgcaccgggagcctgacgtgagattcgatcccgggtctccaggatcgcgccctgggccaaaggcccgcgccaaaccgctgtgccacccagggatccctgtaaagtCTTTTATACTCTGCAGTTTGGAGTGATTGCCCACAGGCAATAATAATCTTCACCAAGGTTAAAAACATGACTTTAACAATTCAGCTAAATTTGATAAAGAAACCTGAATAAGAAAAGCATATTACATAGGTCATAAATGTTACCTTAATTGTTCAGTTCAAGCAGCATCATTACCTGCAAAGAAAAAGTTACAAAGCTCACCTTAGCAATGTACTTTCAATTTGTTCTCAAGAGTTTtaagggtaaaaataaaaattaaaatgtgaatgaaTATCTGACTTCTATTAGCACCTAGATCcttaatttaaaaggaaaaccaataaataaatgaataaaaggaaaaccaCACCTAAAAGCTCTCCATGACCTttctcagccttaaaaaaaaaatcctagaatcaAATATCAAATACTACATTTTAAATCACTGTTTTTTCAAGAAGTTTTTCACCTGCCCACCCTTTTTtcaaatttaagttcaattagccaacataaagtacacacttagtttcagatgtagtgtgcagatttatcagttgtgtgtaacaccaagtgctcatcacatcatgtgccctccttaatgtccatcacccagttagccCATTTCCCCCTATCCATCTcccccccagcaaccctcagtttgtttcccagagttcaaagtttgtccctctctctgatttcttcccattcgaAGTTTCACACTCAGACAACtgtaaaattctttttagaaaaaaaagtataaaatatgtcAGTCATTCTTCAAAATTTGCCCAAACGTTGAGTGGCTTAGAATAATCCTATTCCAAAGAATTAAATAGAGCTaacacaaacaagaaaaaagaagggtCACGAGAGGGATGGACACCAATGCAACACAGGAAAAGCTAGACTAAGGCTAAAGCAGCGCTGTGTCATGAAGCTTCTGGGCAGCCAAGGTAGAGGTGAAAACTTTCTTGCCACAAAAGAGTAGCCTACTGTCAGAAAGGAGAATGGTTCTTGCCAAAGGCCAAGAGCACACACCCCTGGGCAAGCTACTTGACATTCCAAAGCTCACAAGACAATGGCAACAACAGTACCTACCTCCCAGGGCCGTTGGGAAGATTCACTTGGTCAGATTCACTTGGTCACGGACAAGAGGGAACAGCTTTTCACCACAGTGCCAGGCTCATAATAGGAGTGCAGGAAGTTTCTGCGGAATGAACAACATGAAGAAGTCTTTACTGgcagttgttttaaatttttatttatttatttattcatgagagacacacacacagagagaagcagagacacaggcagaggtagaaacaggctccatgcaaggagcctgacttgggactcgatcccaggtctccaggatcacactctgggctgaaggtggagctaaaccgctgagtcactgcGGCTGTCCTTTACTGGCAGTTTTAAGGAAAGGTTTCTTTCATGACCATTTCTTAAGTCAAATTTCAGTAAGAGTCTTCAGCAAAACAAATAAGAAGATAATGTAGGCAGACATGAGGAAGCCAAAGGATCCTGGCCCTAGAGACCAAATTCAAGTGAGTGACGGATTATGTGGGAAGCTGGGCTAAAGCGCTAGCCCCTCTTAGTCTAAGCCAAAGGTTTTACTCCCAACACACATCTTCTTTAAGCAAAGGGCATTTTTGTGGAATGATCATTTTAGCTGCATGCTGTCCATAGAGAGCAGCCTCACCAAGATCTGCTTCCACGGTAGCGGGATTTGACCCAGGGTAGGTCAGTTTGATCACAGGCTAAGCTCAGCAACAGGAGGAGACAACCCTGAGAAAAGCAGAGGAGGGCGGAGCCAGGAAGCAATGAAGGCAGCCCGACATCAGGGAGAACCCCAGGCAGGCCTGAGAACCGGGAGCCCAGAGAGGGAGGAGTGCTATACACAGGCCCGGAGGGAGTGGCCCTGGAGCAGGCAGGGCCTGAGACGCATGGGCAGGGTTTCTGCCTACACCCCTGGAAAGATGAGAGCACTGAAATAGCTTCAGCAGCAGGGAACCTGATCAGATATGAAGTCTAGAAAGGTAAATGGCTGAGGCGAGGAAAGAGGAAGGCCTCAGGTAGAGCTTCAGTGGATGCCCTTATGATCCCTTCCAGCTGGCTTTGGGATTGAAAATGGTGCCTTTTCTGCCTTGCAGGTGACCTTGGAGTAAGATAGTCACTCTGTGGTTATATACTTCACCTCCTTTTGATCCTTTCCTCTTGCTACCTGGCTAACTCCTGCTCACCCCTATAGATGCAGCTAGACCTCATCTCCCACTGACGTCCCTTCCCCCACATTCCTAAAGCACCCTGTACATACCTCTAAGTGCAGAGGTAATAATGATGAAATTTGCATGCCTATTATgtctaataaaaatgaaacatacttgggggcacctggctggctcagtcgatgcagaatgagattcttgatcttggggttgtgaggtggagttccatgctgggtgtagagattacttagaaaaagaaaataaaatctaaaaaaaaattaaaacaaaagaaacatgcTGTCTTAAAAGATTCagtttcaggacacctgggtggctcagtggttgagcctctgccttgggctcaggtcatgatcctgggatcctgggatcaagtccctcattgggctccccacagggagcctgcttctccctctgcctgtgtctctgcctctctctctctctgtgtgactatcataaataaataaaaattacaaaaaaaaaaaaaaaaaaagattcagttgggatgcctgggtggctcagcggttgagcgtctgctttcagtccagggtgtgatcctggatccccaggatcgagtcccacatcgggctccctgcgaggagcctgcttcttcctctccctgtgtctctgcctctctctgtctctcatgaataaataaaatctttaaaaataaatagattcagTTTCGTGGAAGCACATTATACCATCACAAAAATGCTCATACTTTTCCCCAAATTATTGATTATCTAAactatagggacgcctgggtggctcagcagttgagcgtctgcctttggctcagggcgtgatcctggagttcctggatccagtcccacatcaggctcctgcatggagcgtgcttctccctctgcctgtctctctctgtgtgtctctcatgaataaataaaaccttaaaaaaattatctaaactaTAGCAAAAATACATCCCCATACTATTCTAAAATTGtcccaaaaagaaaaatcaatcaatcaaactgCAAAAATGTAAACAGTAGAGCAAATGCCCTAAATGCCTAATTGGGGATGTTTTGCACTCCCTGAGGAAACATGGAAAGGTGGGACTGTAGAAATATGCTATTGTTGAGTGATAAAACAGCATGCATACCACAATCACATCATATAAAAGCCTACAAGAGTTTACATTAAAGTCTGCaagggggcacctgaatggctcagtcaacTGAACAtcagactcttagtttcagctcatgtcatgatctcatgggtcgtgaatgagccccacatgggagtccatgctcagtggggagtctgcttgaagattctccctctctgcccctctcccccgctTGCGTGGGCccacaatctctctctcccaaataaataaatcttttttaaaagatgcaataGTGCAATGATAACGGAAAATagcctggcagttcctcaaaaagttaaacataaagttatcatatgacccagcaattcctctCTTAGGTAgatacctaagagaaatgaaaacatacatccacacaaaaacttgtacatatatgttcataacagcattattcataatagccaaaaagtagaaaccactcaaatgtccatcaactgaatgGTCAACAAAACGTGGCATatacagggtgactgggtggctcagctggatgaatgtctgccttcagctcaggtcatgatctcagggtcctggggctgagtccttcattgggctcctgctcagtggggggcctgcttctccctctccctctgctccttccctggctcatgctcccagacacacacactctctctcaaataaataaaaatattttttaaaatgtggtgtatccggggattcctgggtggctcagtggtttagtgcctgcctttggcccagcgcgtgatcctggagtccccggatcgagtcccacgtcaggctctccacatggagcctgcttctgcctctctctctctatcatgaataaataaataaaatctttaaaaaaaagtggtgtATCCATACAGGGGAAGAttaatcagccataaaaatgaggcactgatacatgcaacaacatagatgaatctcaaaaatattatactaagtaaaagaagtcagacactaacgttcagaataggcaaatccattgACAGAAAGTAGATTCATGGTTCCAGAAAATGGGAGGGGAGAGgtaaatggggagtgactgctaatggatacAGGGATTCTTTTGGGGGTAGAAGGGGTTgacaaaaatattctggaattagacagtgggtgatggttgcacaactttgtgaatatactaaaaatcactcAATTGTATACATTAACAGGGTGAATGTTATGGTATGTGAGTCAGATAAAGAATATAGGCGTATATTTAGAGGCACATGCACAAATATGTATATGGCCTAAGAATTGGCAATAAGACCCTAAAATGAGATTTATGCAAAGCCACTAATGATCTCTTTGTCCCTTTAACAGTGTCCTTTTAAATCAATAAACCAGTTACACACACACTAGATACCTTAGGATTACAATACAGGTGCTGGCACCAACACATGTTATATACAGCACACACTAATCTGAATTGGAAAATGGATAAGTAGGTCACtggcaggaaagaaaatgaactatGTTTTCAACAGATAACTCAAAACTGAAGAtaaacactgtatgtcaactctTTCCTTTTCACAACACTTATTTTCCCAACATTTCTATCGTATACTTTTAACTACCAGTTGTTTATGAATAGTTTATATCAGTAGTATCCTTTTCTCTGGCTTTTCCCAATCCCTTGCTGGTTTCCAAAGCCATATATTAGAGTAAACCAAGAGGGAGTCAGATCCaagcatagaaaataaaaatctctaatagGAATGTTTGTAGAAATCAAAAGCAGACATCTTTTATTGTTTATAGATTCAATTGCATCCATTCTTAACAGATAGATAACTaacctcatttatttcttattttcattatgaaaagGTTTTTCAGTGTGGCATTCAAAGGGCCATCCAACATTGTTTACAAGCCTGTCCCAATTATATAACTATAACTCACTGTCCCCACACCTATCACAGGCATTTACAGTCAAGTCTTTGTTCAGGCCCTTATCTTGGACTGGGAGTTCCCTCCCCACACCTAGACACCTACGAAAATACgagtcatgggatccctgggtggcgcagcggtttggcgcctgcctttggcccagggcgcgatcctggagacccgggatcgaatcccatgtcgggctcccgtgcatggagcctgcttctccctctgcctgtgtctctgcctctctctatctctctctctctctcataaaaaaaaagaaaaaaaagaaaagaaaaagaaaatacgaGTCAAAGGCTTTAATTCAGATCACCTCATCCAAGAAGGCTGCCGCCCCCCACCCAGAAACCta contains the following coding sequences:
- the RAB9A gene encoding ras-related protein Rab-9A, yielding MAGKSSLFKVILLGDGGVGKSSLMNRYVTNKFDTQLFHTIGVEFLNKDLEVDGHFVTMQIWDTAGQERFRSLRTPFYRGSDCCLLTFSVDDSQSFQNLSNWKKEFIYYADVKEPESFPFVILGNKIDISERQVSTEEAQAWCRDNGDYPYFETSAKDATNVAAAFEEAVRRVLATEDRSDHLIQTDTVSLHRKPKPSSSCC